The genomic stretch AAGCCCGGAACCGCTCGTCGTACATGATGTGGAGGAAGCCCTTCGAGAGGTACAGGGCAATCCCCTCAACGACAATGGAGACCCCGAGGGTAGCCATGAAAGAGGGAACGCGAAGGTACGCAAGGAGCATCCCGTTGAGGACCCCTATACCCAAGCTCACCCCAAGGGCAAGAGGAATGGCAAAAAAGCCAAAGCGCCCGATGTACATGACGCAAAGGAGCGCTGCAAGCTTGAGCACACTCGGGACCGAAAAATCGAAAGACCCCATCATGATGACGAACGTGAGCCCACAGGCAGCGATGAGAAAGTACGACATGGCGTATATGAGGGTTACAATTCCCTCGTACCGCAGGAAGGCAGGGTTGGCTATCTGGAATCCCAAAACAATGATGAGAGCTGCAAGAAGGGGCCACAGAGTCCCCGCATTGCGCCGTAGCCAAGTCCGCAAAAGAACTACCTCCGGCATAGTCTTTCTCCTCTCAGGTAATCTCGACTCCCCTGATGCCTCGGGCACTCACGATAATGGACACGATGAGGAGAATCCCCACCAGGAGCTGGAGAATTTCCGGATGGAGGAGGGAGAGGTACAATCCCCGGTAGAAGACACTGAACGTCAGAGCCCCAAGGAGCGTCCGTTGAGGTCCCCCGCTGCCTCCGACAAGTGGTGTTCCCCCAAGGACAATGGCCACAAGGGGCCACACAACGTTTTTCAAGTTGAGCTCAACCGGGACAGAACCCCCAAGGTGCTGAAAGAGGATAATGGTCCCGATGCCGGTGAAAAGGCCACTCAGGGTAAAGGCTATGACTTTGTACCTCGTCACAGGAATCCCGGCAAGCTGCGCTCCCTCTTCATTTGAGCCAATGGCGTAAAGGTAAAGGCCCACCTTCGTGCGTTCCATGAGGTACACCGAAGCGGCAATGAGGGGAAGGGACCAGAGGAAGGCGGTGGGAATGTAGGGAATAAGGGGTGCGGTGATGAATTCGTACCCCTTCACGGCCCGGGAGTATCCTCCAGAGAGTATGGCGGTGAGCCCCCAGTACACCACAAGGAGGCACAGAGTCAGGATGAAAGAGGGGATCTTGCCTTTGGCATGGACCACTCCAACGAGAAACCCCGTTCCAAGACCAAGAAGGGGGAAAATGAGAATGGCTCCCAGCCCAAGGCTTGGGGTGAGAAGCCAGACGAGAATGCCCCCGAGCATCCATATGCCCACGTAGGAGAGGTCCAAAGACCCCATGACTACGACCATGGACGGACCCAGGGCGAAAAGGGTGAGGGTGACGAACTGCTTGAGAATGGTTGTGAGATTGAGGCTCGTGAGGAACCGCTGCGGGTAAAGGAGAGAAAAGAGGACCACAAGGCCCACGAGGACAAGGACCACGGGATTCGCGGCCAAAAGACGGAAGAACCCCCGCGTCATCGGTACACCACCGCCATTTCCTCAAATTCCTTCGCGTCTGTCACTCTCTCCACCCTCCCCTTTCGCATCACAAGGACACGGTCGCAGAGGAGCGCGTACTCCTTCGGATCATCGCTCACAAGAAGGAGGGCGATCCCTTTGCGCTTCATCTCAAGGAGCACCCGGTAGATGTCCTCCCGGGCCCCCACGTCAATGCCTATCGTGGGGTCCTCAAGGAGAAGGATGTCGGGGCTGCGCTCAAGCCACTTCCCCATCGAGACCTTTTGCTTGTTGCCCCCGCTTAAGGAGTAGCAATCGGTGTGAACGTGAGGGGCCTTGATGCCCAGCTTCCCCACGATGGCCTCCGCCATTTCCCGCTCTTTCCGGAAACGGATAACCGGGAAGGCCCGATAGAGCACCTTCGGCAAATTGACGATGGAAATGTTCTTGGCAATGGACCACTGGAAGAAGAGCTCTTTCCCCGACTCTCCAGAGCAGTACCCCACACCCCGCGCAAGGCGGACATGGGGAGGTTCCTCGGGGTCCACCTCCTGCCCCTTGATGATGAGCTTTCCCCTTTCAAACCCCAGAATTCCGGCAAGCGTTCGCAGGACCTCGCTCTTCCCCGAACCTGCAGGCCCAAAAAGCCCAAGGCACTCGCCTTTTCGAAGCGTAAAGGACACATCGTAGTACAGGCCGCTTCTTGTGAGCCCTTCCGCCTCAAGGACAACCGTGGAGTCGGAAGAAGGTGGCTCCTTGCCCAGAGAGTACGTGAGGGACTCTCGCCCCACAATGGCTCGGAAGAGGTCCCTCTCGGTTACCGTATCCTTCGAGAAATCGTAGTGGGCAACGAGCTTCCCATCCCGCAGCACGTACACCCGGTCCACGAACTCCATGATCTCAGGAATGATATGGGAGACGAAAATGAAGGAGGCCCTCTCCTTCATTCGGAGGATACTGGCAAAGAGCTCTCTCCGCTCCTCAAGGGTTAAGGGAGCGGTGGGCTCGTCAAGGATGATAACCGGGGTAACATCCCTCTCGCTCTCAAGGCGAACCCCGAGAATCGCCCGGGCAATTTCCACCATCTTCTGGGTGGCAAGGGGGAGCTCATACATGAAGTCCTCGACATCGCAGATCACGTGGAATTCTTCAAGAATGGCCCGAGCCTCCTCCCGCATCTTTTCCTTTT from Candidatus Caldatribacterium sp. encodes the following:
- a CDS encoding ABC transporter permease, with the translated sequence MTRGFFRLLAANPVVLVLVGLVVLFSLLYPQRFLTSLNLTTILKQFVTLTLFALGPSMVVVMGSLDLSYVGIWMLGGILVWLLTPSLGLGAILIFPLLGLGTGFLVGVVHAKGKIPSFILTLCLLVVYWGLTAILSGGYSRAVKGYEFITAPLIPYIPTAFLWSLPLIAASVYLMERTKVGLYLYAIGSNEEGAQLAGIPVTRYKVIAFTLSGLFTGIGTIILFQHLGGSVPVELNLKNVVWPLVAIVLGGTPLVGGSGGPQRTLLGALTFSVFYRGLYLSLLHPEILQLLVGILLIVSIIVSARGIRGVEIT
- a CDS encoding sugar ABC transporter ATP-binding protein, with the protein product MRDTPPILEVQNVSKTFDSVVQALQGVSIAVYPSEIVGVVGENGAGKSTLMKILAGVYLPDQGTLFLRGRRVPFPRSPKEAARRGISIVYQERGVIPHLRVYQFLFLGHEEKYRGPFGLKKEKMREEARAILEEFHVICDVEDFMYELPLATQKMVEIARAILGVRLESERDVTPVIILDEPTAPLTLEERRELFASILRMKERASFIFVSHIIPEIMEFVDRVYVLRDGKLVAHYDFSKDTVTERDLFRAIVGRESLTYSLGKEPPSSDSTVVLEAEGLTRSGLYYDVSFTLRKGECLGLFGPAGSGKSEVLRTLAGILGFERGKLIIKGQEVDPEEPPHVRLARGVGYCSGESGKELFFQWSIAKNISIVNLPKVLYRAFPVIRFRKEREMAEAIVGKLGIKAPHVHTDCYSLSGGNKQKVSMGKWLERSPDILLLEDPTIGIDVGAREDIYRVLLEMKRKGIALLLVSDDPKEYALLCDRVLVMRKGRVERVTDAKEFEEMAVVYR